The sequence below is a genomic window from Rhizobium sp. NXC14.
TGCGACAGCACCAGATACTCGCTTGCGCCCCGATCACTCGCAAGCGTCATCAGATCATGCGGCTCGAAGCGATGGCGCGTCACCGGCAGCGCCGTCAGCTTCGCATTGGCGTATCGCCGCGACGCCTCGGTGCGGGCAATACGATCGGCGGTCAGCGGCAGGATCGCGCCATAGAGCCATTCCGGGCTGCCGGACATGAAGATGATGCCCTCGGGATCGGAGACGAAGATCTTGTATTCGCCACCGCTCCAGGAGGATTCGATCATGTCGATATCGACCTTGAAGACGATGACGCCGCGAATGTCCGCACCGACCCTGATCGGAGCCGAAAAATAATATCCTCGCTTTAGCGATGTGGTGCCAAGTGCGTAAAACCGCGCCTGCCGGCCTTCGATCGCCTCCTGGAAATAGGGCCGGTAATTGAAATTCTGGCCGACGAAGCTCCCCGGTCCATCGTAATTGCTCGCCGCGATCGTCTCCCCGTCCGGCTTCACCACATAGATGTCGGAGGATTTTAAAAGCCCGTTGATCTCCTTGAGATAGAGATTGGCCGCATCACGCAGCGCCATATCGTTGGGCGCGCTCACCAGTTCCTTGATATCGTCGTGATCGGCGATCAGCGCCGGCAGCGCCTCGTAGCGGTTGAGGTGGCCGCTGAGCGCCGAGACGGCAAGGCGCAGCGCCGTTCCCGCCTGAGCGGAAGCCTCCTGCATATAGGCGCGCGTCGCAATCGCGCTTCCATAGGTGAAGAAGGCGAAGATCACAAACGGCACCACCAGCAGCGCCGCGATGGCACGATATTTCGAAGACAGATCCGGCTCCTCCCTTTCTGCCTTCACTCCCCAGCAAGGCATGCCCGACGGCTCAGTTTAATGAGGCAAGCGAGGATTTCCAAGGGCTCACCGGAACTTGACACTCGGCAGGGACGGATGTCCTATTGCTGCACCGCAAGGAAACCCATTCATGAGCGACGACCAAACGCCCGCCGACAGCAAACTCACCAACTCCAAGCGCCGCTGGGCGTCAGAGGGCAAGTTCCTGACCGGGCGCATCAGCAGGCCCGAGACCGAGCGCCTGCCGCCCGGCCAGCACCTCGTCAAGAATTGGCCGGTGCTCGATCTCGGCCAGCAGCCGGTCATCTCAACCGAGAGCTGGCGGCTTGAAGTGCGTGGTCTGGTCGAAACGCCTCTCACCCTCACCTGGGCCGATTTCCAGGCGATGGAGCAGAGCACTGGGGTGAGCGACATCCACTGCGTCACCACCTGGTCGCGCTACGACAACACATGGAAGGGCGTATCGACGCGCGATCTGCTCGATCGCGCCATGCCGAAACCGGAAGCAGCCTACGTGATGCTGACGAGCTATGACGGCTACACCACCAATCTGCCGCTCGCCGATTTCGCCGCCGAGGATGCGATCCTGGCGACCTCCTGGGAAGGCCTGCCGCTGACACCGGAGCACGGCGGCCCAATGCGCCTCGTCGTGCCGCATCTTTATTTCTGGAAAAGCGCCAAATGGCTGCGCCGCATCGAGTTGCTCGCCGCCGACGAGGCCGGCTTCTGGGAAAAGAACGGCTACCATATGTATGGCGATCCGTGGCGCGAGCAGCGCTATTCCGACGACTGAGCCTTCGGCCGCAGGAAACGGCGAAGCGTCAGGATGGCAAGCCCCAACATGGCGGCCAACGCCGTCAGAGACGCCATGCTGGCAGGATGCAGCGGCACCTTGCTCCAGCTCGGCTTGACGATATTGGCGGTATTGAATGCCTCGCCGCTGAACTGGCAGGTAATAAAGGCAAGCCCGCGACCCGCCATCTCGGCGTCGATGGCCGAGATGATTTCGCCCGCCGCGGTTGCCTCCCGCGGCATCTCACGCATCGCCAGCAGCACGGCTTTCGTCGCCGCGAGATAGGCATGGGCGCATTCGTTGAACGGGCTCTCCTCGTCCGTCACGCTGCCGGGCATCCGACCCCAGAGGCAATAGG
It includes:
- a CDS encoding sulfite oxidase-like oxidoreductase, with the protein product MSDDQTPADSKLTNSKRRWASEGKFLTGRISRPETERLPPGQHLVKNWPVLDLGQQPVISTESWRLEVRGLVETPLTLTWADFQAMEQSTGVSDIHCVTTWSRYDNTWKGVSTRDLLDRAMPKPEAAYVMLTSYDGYTTNLPLADFAAEDAILATSWEGLPLTPEHGGPMRLVVPHLYFWKSAKWLRRIELLAADEAGFWEKNGYHMYGDPWREQRYSDD